One window of the Zea mays cultivar B73 chromosome 3, Zm-B73-REFERENCE-NAM-5.0, whole genome shotgun sequence genome contains the following:
- the LOC100285934 gene encoding Lachrymatory-factor synthase: MDHDASRQEAAAAVWRGTVRAVASGPTPDEAWALLGDFCSLHRWVSTVRACRRVEVEGAAAAEPEPEGRPAPGCVRYCEGPVNMAAPGELVGWSKERLLEMDHAGRWYSYELLESNKGFGRYRATVRVEHDPAGCAVRWSFEADPVKGWTLDGFLGFLEKLARGVAQRLQEEIMVKP; this comes from the coding sequence ATGGACCACGACGCGTCACGGCAAGAAGCGGCGGCGGCCGTGTGGCGCGGCACGGTGCGCGCGGTGGCGTCGGGGCCGACGCCCGACGAGGCGTGGGCGCTGCTGGGCGACTTCTGCTCGCTGCACCGGTGGGTGTCCACGGTGCGGGCGTGCCGGCGCGTGGAGgtggagggcgcggcggcggcggagccggagccggaggggcGCCCCGCCCCCGGCTGCGTGCGCTACTGCGAGGGCCCCGTGAACATGGCCGCGCCGGGGGAGCTCGTGGGCTGGTCCAAGGAGCGGCTCCTGGAGATGGACCACGCGGGGCGGTGGTACAGCTACGAGCTGCTGGAGAGCAACAAGGGCTTCGGCAGGTACCGGGCCACCGTGCGGGTGGAGCATGACCCGGCGGGATGCGCTGTCAGGTGGTCGTTCGAGGCCGACCCGGTGAAGGGCTGGACGCTCGACGGGTTCCTGGGGTTCCTGGAGAAACTCGCGCGTGGCGTCGCCCAGCGGCTCCAAGAGGAGATCATGGTGAAGCCGTGA